The window ACCCGTTCAACCCGGACGACGAAGATCACACGCTCACCGCCTGGGGCGACGAGTGGGTCGGGGTGTTCGGTAGCGAGGGGCCGATGCGGTGGTACGGGAACCACTGGAAGCCGATGCTCCCGGCCGAACACGTCGGCTACGACACGTTCGTCGGCATCGACAGCCGGGGCCGCTGGGTGTTCCGCGATGACGAGGCCAAGACATTGATCCTCGACCCACGTCTGCCCGAGACCACGCCGGAGTTGCCGGCATGGAACGTGCCGTTGAGCGGCGGGACGGTGGGCTGGACGCTGGCGGGTTGGCCGGTGATGAAGAGTGGCGGGGCGTGGGCGCTCAAGGAGTTCGGCTGGGTGCCGTTGCAGCCGGAGAAGCCCGAGGACACGGTGCTGTCCGGCCCGGGCGACGCACCCAAGATGCCCGACGGCGTGATCGGCCGATCCGCCGACGGCACGACCTACGGCGGCGGCATCGACACGCTCGTCCATGGCGATGCGGAGCTGACACTTCCGCCCGAAGCCCGCGGTTCGATCGAGAAGCCGTTGGTGTTCGAGATCGACGGTGACCCGGATAAACTCCTGCTCTGGAACGCCCCCGGTCGGCTGGTTCGGCTCAAGCGGGACGGCGACGAACTCCGCGTGGTTGCGACCTTCACCCATGCGATCCCGAACACCGAGTTGATCGATCGGATGTGGCTCGACCCCGCCGGGCGGCTGTGCATCGCTTGGGACGGGACGCAGTTGGTCATCGCCTTCCCGACCGGCGAAGTGTCGTCCGAGATGGCGTCGATGATGCCCGCGCGGCGGGGACGCTAGGGGTTAGGAGTTAGGCGCTAGACCTTGGTATTGGACCGCTCTGACGATGAAACACAGACCCAGCACCTAACCCCTAGCGCCTAGCGCCTTCTGCGTTTGACTCCCCCGAAAACGCACCTACCGTGCCGATCCGCTGAACAGCTAAGGATTCCGCACGCATGAGCACCGCAACCGGCAAGAAAAACGACGGCAAAAGCTACCTCGCCAAGAACGGCGAGTTGGACGCGAAGTGGCATCTCATAGACGCCACGGATCTGGTGCTCGGCCGCATGTCCACCCGCATCGCCCATATCCTCCAGGGCAAGCACAAGCCGACTTACACCCCGCACGTCGACACCGGCGATTTCGTCATCGTGATCAACGCCGACAAGGTCAAGGTCACCGGCGACAAGCGGCAGACGCTGACTTACGAAACCTACAGCGGCCACCCCAGCGGTCGCCGCGTCTACACCTTCGAGGACATGAACGAGCGTGCCCCGGAGAAGGTGATCGAGCTCGCCGTGAAGCGGATGATGCCCAAGACCAGCCTTGGGGCCAAG is drawn from Planctomycetota bacterium and contains these coding sequences:
- the rplM gene encoding 50S ribosomal protein L13; this translates as MSTATGKKNDGKSYLAKNGELDAKWHLIDATDLVLGRMSTRIAHILQGKHKPTYTPHVDTGDFVIVINADKVKVTGDKRQTLTYETYSGHPSGRRVYTFEDMNERAPEKVIELAVKRMMPKTSLGAKMLKKLKVYKGDTHDHAAQRPTKLEL